One window of Elaeis guineensis isolate ETL-2024a chromosome 11, EG11, whole genome shotgun sequence genomic DNA carries:
- the LOC105042509 gene encoding uncharacterized protein isoform X2, protein MRKIVIYSENGKNVAKRRPGACQLHSKLYCYTQDEDGCYHCLSGTSDGAVDVKQPPAGPWSKDADVSLSLVKVPEANSNNDSSGVMWASSPDHPELPRRPFHHSNSSDSPCISESGSDIYSKREVIQKLRLQLKRRDEMIMEMQAQIMDLQNSVGIQMTHSAKLQSQLDSANGDLFDTEREIQRLRKAIADHCVADAGFLEKPVATRTWRPEAINGQVNGYVDSTDDVELHCVGGEKVRDDSERVEMLKRKVGELKEVIEGKDFLLQSYKEQKVELCSKIKELQLRLESQVPNIL, encoded by the exons ATGCGAAAG ATTGTTATCTACTCAGAGAATGGAAAAAATGTAGCCAAAAGGAGGCCTGGAGCTTGCCAGTTACATTCAAAATTGTATTGCTATACTCAGGATGAGGATGGATGTTACCACTGCCTCTCAG GGACCTCGGATGGTGCAGTGGATGTTAAGCAACCACCTGCTGGCCCATGGTCAAAAGATGCAGATGTTTCCCTTTCATTAGTAAAGGTCCCTGAAGCAAATTCAAATAACGATAGCAGTGGGGTGATGTGGGCATCTTCACCTGATCACCCAGAGCTGCCTCGGAGGCCATTCCACCACTCAAACAGTTCAGACTCTCCCTGCATCTCAGAATCCGGATCAGATATCTACAGCAAACGAGAGGTGATACAAAAGCTACGTTTGCAGCTTAAGAGACGGGATGAAATGATAATGGAGATGCAGGCCCAGATCATGGACCTACAGAATTCTGTTGGCATCCAAATGACCCACTCAGCCAAGTTGCAGTCGCAGCTTGATTCTGCAAACGGGGACTTGTTTGACACAGAAAGAGAGATCCAGCGGCTAAGAAAGGCCATTGCTGATCATTGTGTTGCAGATGCAGGCTTTCTGGAAAAACCTGTGGCCACCAGAACTTGGCGGCCGGAAGCCATCAATGGCCAGGTTAATGGATATGTTGACAGCACGGATGATGTAGAGTTGCACTGTGTTGGTGGGGAAAAGGTAAGAGATGATAGTGAGAGGGTTGAGATGCTCAAGAGGAAAGTTGGAGAACTAAAAGAAGTGATTGAAGGAAAGGACTTTCTGCTTCAGAGCTATAAGGAGCAGAAGGTGGAACTATGTTCAAAGATAAAGGAGTTGCAGCTGAGACTAGAATCTCAGGTACCTAATATCTTGTAA
- the LOC105042509 gene encoding uncharacterized protein isoform X1 produces the protein MKMRAHGTIQKAQKVKHVQGEGPNWVLIAGGALLSTLSIRLGCKLKQMFETKQSKNSNNAKENGKNVAKRRPGACQLHSKLYCYTQDEDGCYHCLSGTSDGAVDVKQPPAGPWSKDADVSLSLVKVPEANSNNDSSGVMWASSPDHPELPRRPFHHSNSSDSPCISESGSDIYSKREVIQKLRLQLKRRDEMIMEMQAQIMDLQNSVGIQMTHSAKLQSQLDSANGDLFDTEREIQRLRKAIADHCVADAGFLEKPVATRTWRPEAINGQVNGYVDSTDDVELHCVGGEKVRDDSERVEMLKRKVGELKEVIEGKDFLLQSYKEQKVELCSKIKELQLRLESQVPNIL, from the exons ATGAAAATGAGAGCACATGGGACCATACAAAAAGCTCAAAAAGTGAAGCATGTGCAAGGGGAGGGACCAAATTGGGTGCTCATTGCAGGTGGTGCATTGCTTAGCACACTGTCAATCAGGCTTGGATGCAAGCTGAAGCAGATGTTTGAGACTAAGCAGTCTAAGAATTCCAATAATGCGAAAG AGAATGGAAAAAATGTAGCCAAAAGGAGGCCTGGAGCTTGCCAGTTACATTCAAAATTGTATTGCTATACTCAGGATGAGGATGGATGTTACCACTGCCTCTCAG GGACCTCGGATGGTGCAGTGGATGTTAAGCAACCACCTGCTGGCCCATGGTCAAAAGATGCAGATGTTTCCCTTTCATTAGTAAAGGTCCCTGAAGCAAATTCAAATAACGATAGCAGTGGGGTGATGTGGGCATCTTCACCTGATCACCCAGAGCTGCCTCGGAGGCCATTCCACCACTCAAACAGTTCAGACTCTCCCTGCATCTCAGAATCCGGATCAGATATCTACAGCAAACGAGAGGTGATACAAAAGCTACGTTTGCAGCTTAAGAGACGGGATGAAATGATAATGGAGATGCAGGCCCAGATCATGGACCTACAGAATTCTGTTGGCATCCAAATGACCCACTCAGCCAAGTTGCAGTCGCAGCTTGATTCTGCAAACGGGGACTTGTTTGACACAGAAAGAGAGATCCAGCGGCTAAGAAAGGCCATTGCTGATCATTGTGTTGCAGATGCAGGCTTTCTGGAAAAACCTGTGGCCACCAGAACTTGGCGGCCGGAAGCCATCAATGGCCAGGTTAATGGATATGTTGACAGCACGGATGATGTAGAGTTGCACTGTGTTGGTGGGGAAAAGGTAAGAGATGATAGTGAGAGGGTTGAGATGCTCAAGAGGAAAGTTGGAGAACTAAAAGAAGTGATTGAAGGAAAGGACTTTCTGCTTCAGAGCTATAAGGAGCAGAAGGTGGAACTATGTTCAAAGATAAAGGAGTTGCAGCTGAGACTAGAATCTCAGGTACCTAATATCTTGTAA